A genomic region of Raphanus sativus cultivar WK10039 chromosome 6, ASM80110v3, whole genome shotgun sequence contains the following coding sequences:
- the LOC108830674 gene encoding 40S ribosomal protein S14-2 encodes MSRRKTREPKEETVTLGPAVRDGEQVFGVVHIFASFNDTFIHVTDLSGRETLVRITGGMKVKADRDESSPYAAMLAAQDVAQRCKELGITAMHVKLRATGGNKTKTPGPGAQSALRALARSGMKIGRIEDVTPIPTDSTRRKGGRRGRRL; translated from the exons ATG TCGAGGAGAAAGACAAGAGAGCCAAAGGAAGAGACAGTGACACTTGGGCCAGCTGTTCGTGACGGAGAGCAAGTCTTTGGTGTTGTCCACATCTTTGCTTCTTTCAACGACACTTTCATC CATGTCACTGATCTGTCTGGAAGAGAAACACTTGTTCGTATCACTG GTGGGATGAAGGTGAAAGCCGACAGAGATGAGTCCTCACCTTATGCTGCTATGCTTGCTGCTCAAGATGTCGCTCAGCGTTGCAAG GAACTCGGAATCACAGCCATGCATGTGAAGCTTCGTGCCACAGGTGGTAACAAGACCAAGACCCCTGGTCCTGGTGCTCAGTCTGCTCTCAGAGCCCTTGCCCGTTCTGGCATGAAAATTGGTCGCATTG AGGATGTGACTCCAATCCCAACCGACAGTACCCGCAGAAAGGGTGGAAGAAGGGGAAGGAGGCTTTGA